The following are encoded together in the Culex pipiens pallens isolate TS chromosome 1, TS_CPP_V2, whole genome shotgun sequence genome:
- the LOC120428726 gene encoding synaptic vesicle glycoprotein 2A-like: MEKNNTKDPEVLSLEHAKDPTFEEALAQTKFGLFNYLLIAVSGTILTAVLLETLGISYVVAVAECDLGLSTQQKGVLGAVAFAGVIISSHLWGFLADTRGRRRVIVPTLFAAFAATVASSLMTNFWAMAACRFMTGFFISGSSATIFAYLGEYHTSQYGSRSIMGASAVFGLGGLLLPGVAFVVINQTWQVTIPFVEVVYRPWRLFLVVCGLPSLFSAIALLGVPESPKFVFSQGNSKEAIETIKWMHRMNVGKKEAPLEIQRIVASSDEGQLSTESNSMWEQIWQQTAPLFRGFYLKRTTIVCLLQFGSSLAAQGMYMFFPGILNQMAQAQDAGIRRTTVCQVVYAHRNSTEQSDYQQNCSQTLDISTYGFSFILEAIYTVGFALIGVIINVVGRLSILVFVFTCCAVAGLLVIFVNIPLLAIWFYLILLLCGFCTNVVGAITVDLYPTNLRAMAVCISMMVGRLGSVVGANLLGFLLDSQCELTFAIPGTFLLVCGVLSFFIPGITVGRRPKEEEKVSAATNE; this comes from the exons AGGTACTATCACTGGAGCATGCCAAGGATCCAACATTTGAAGAAGCTCTCGCACAAACTA AATTCGGCCTCTTCAACTACTTGCTGATTGCCGTGTCCGGCACGATCCTGACCGCCGTCCTGCTGGAAACGCTCGGCATCAGCTATGTGGTGGCGGTGGCCGAGTGTGACCTGGGCCTTTCCACGCAGCAAAAGGGCGTCCTTGGTGCGGTCGCCTTTGCCGGGGTCATAATAAGCTCCCACCTGTGGGGCTTCCTGGCCGACACCCGGGGTCGTCGCCGGGTGATCGTGCCGACGCTTTTTGCGGCCTTTGCCGCAACCGTGGCGTCCAGCTTGATGACCAACTTTTGGGCGATGGCCGCCTGTCGGTTCATGACTGGATTCTT CATTTCCGGATCATCGGCCACGATCTTCGCGTACCTCGGAGAGTACCACACCAGCCAGTACGGGTCGCGATCGATCATGGGAGCGTCCGCCGTGTTTGGACTTGGTGGCCTGCTGCTGCCGGGCGTGGCCTTCGTCGTGATCAACCAAACGTGGCAGGTCACGATTCCGTTCGTGGAGGTCGTGTACCGACCGTGGCGGTTGTTCCTCGTAGTTTGCGGACTGCCCAGCTTGTTCAGCGCGATCGCACTGCTCGGAGTTCCCGAGAGTCCCAAGTTTGTGTTCAGCCAAGGGAACAGCAAGGAAGCTATCGAGACTATAAAGTGGATGCACCGGATGAATGTGGGCAAGAAAGAAGCACCGCTTGAGATTCAACGGATCGTGGCTAGTTCGGATGAGGGCCAGCTGTCCACAGAGTCTAACTCCATGTGGGAGCAGATTTGGCAGCAGACGGCACCACTCTTCAGGGGGTTCTATCTGAAGAGGACAACGATTGTCTGCCTCCTACAGTTTGGTTCTTCTCTAGCTGCACAAGGAATGTACATGTTCTTTCCGGGAATCCTCAACCAGATGGCACAGGCGCAGGACGCTGGCATCCGTAGAACCACCGTCTGCCAGGTTGTCTACGCCCATCGGAATTCAACGGAACAGTCCGACTACCAGCAAAACTGCAGCCAAACGTTGGACATCTCCACGTACGGATTCTCGTTCATCCTGGAGGCAATCTACACGGTTGGATTCGCGCTGATCGGAGTCATCATCAACGTCGTCGGACGGCTATCGATCTTGGTGTTTGTCTTCACGTGCTGCGCCGTTGCTGGACTGTTGGTCATCTTCGTCAACATTCCGCTGCTGGCCATTTGGTTCTACCTGATCCTGCTTCTATGCGGATTCTGCACAAACGTCGTTGGAGCCATTACGGTGGATCTTTACCCAACAAACCTAAG ggCCATGGCCGTGTGCATCTCGATGATGGTTGGTCGGCTGGGAAGCGTCGTCGGAGCAAATTTACTGGGCTTCTTGCTGGACAGCCAGTGTGAGCTAACGTTCGCGATACCGGGGACGTTCCTGTTGGTGTGTGGCGTGCTGTCGTTCTTCATTCCCGGAATCACAGTTGGGCGGCGACCCAAGGAAGAGGAGAAGGTCTCGGCGGCGACAAATGAATAG